In Paenibacillus sp. 1781tsa1, one DNA window encodes the following:
- the splB gene encoding spore photoproduct lyase: MSTSVAQPPVRKAKGTKPFIPDLVYFEPGALEYDKGKRIMEWVTSKNIPYQMTTSHNRITNLPGETEQEKYRMAKRTLVVGVRKTLKFDQSKPSAEYAIPISTGCMGHCHYCYLQTTLGAKPYVRVYVNTEEIIQAAKGYIEERAPEITRFEAACTSDPVGLEHITENLSDLIRFMADEEYGRLRFVTKYHHVDPLLNIKHNGHTRIRFSVNSDYVIKNFEPATSRFEERIEAAGKIAHAGYPLGFIIAPIMWYEGWEEGYSELLQKLADTLPEEATKDLTFEMIQHRFTKTAKATIEKRYPKTKLEMDIEKRKMKWGRWGQYKYVYKDDQQDALREFITERIFEHFPLANIDYFT, from the coding sequence GTGAGTACAAGTGTAGCTCAACCGCCAGTTCGCAAAGCAAAAGGTACTAAACCCTTTATTCCCGATTTGGTGTACTTTGAACCCGGTGCGCTGGAATATGATAAAGGTAAACGTATTATGGAGTGGGTGACTTCCAAAAACATCCCTTATCAGATGACCACATCGCATAACCGGATCACGAATCTGCCAGGTGAAACCGAACAAGAAAAGTACCGGATGGCGAAGCGTACTCTGGTCGTTGGTGTGCGCAAAACACTCAAGTTCGACCAGTCGAAACCTTCAGCGGAATATGCCATCCCTATCTCTACAGGCTGTATGGGACACTGCCATTATTGTTATCTTCAAACTACACTTGGTGCCAAACCTTATGTCCGCGTCTACGTCAATACCGAGGAGATCATTCAGGCTGCAAAAGGATACATCGAAGAACGCGCGCCAGAAATCACACGATTTGAAGCCGCCTGTACGTCTGATCCCGTAGGACTCGAGCATATCACGGAGAATTTAAGTGACTTGATCCGTTTTATGGCAGATGAAGAATACGGACGCTTGCGCTTCGTAACCAAATATCATCACGTTGATCCTCTGCTGAACATTAAGCATAACGGCCACACCCGTATCCGGTTTAGTGTCAATTCGGATTATGTCATCAAAAACTTTGAACCGGCTACCTCCAGATTTGAGGAACGCATAGAAGCTGCTGGCAAAATTGCACACGCAGGTTACCCTCTCGGCTTCATTATCGCTCCTATTATGTGGTATGAGGGCTGGGAAGAAGGATATTCCGAGTTGTTGCAGAAGCTGGCAGATACGCTTCCAGAGGAAGCAACCAAGGATCTTACGTTTGAAATGATCCAGCACCGTTTTACCAAAACGGCCAAAGCGACCATTGAAAAGCGTTATCCTAAAACCAAGCTGGAGATGGATATCGAGAAACGCAAGATGAAATGGGGCCGCTGGGGCCAGTACAAGTATGTGTATAAAGATGACCAGCAAGATGCGCTACGCGAATTCATTACGGAACGGATCTTTGAACATTTTCCACTAGCCAATATTGATTACTTCACCTAA
- a CDS encoding metal ABC transporter permease: protein MEILMSDFFQRALAGGLLIGITAPLIGLFLVLRRLSMIGDTLSHVTIAGVALGFLIEVYPIAVGLIFAVLASFAIEKLRKAYKSYAELSIAIIMSGGVALASLFFTLGKGYNADVMSYLFGSIYTLDATDLKLVGVVTLIVVIVVALLHKEFFLLSFEEDAAAVTGLPVRILNMLITVMTALVISTAIKIVGALLVSALLTIPVAVSLLMARSFKSAIILSVVIGEIAVVLGLVVAGIWNLAPGATIVLLLIMMLILTMIGKKGFRA, encoded by the coding sequence TTGGAAATATTAATGAGTGATTTTTTTCAGCGTGCGCTGGCGGGTGGGTTGCTAATCGGCATTACCGCTCCGTTAATCGGACTGTTCCTGGTCTTGCGGCGGTTATCCATGATCGGAGACACCTTGTCTCATGTGACCATTGCCGGGGTTGCACTTGGATTCCTGATTGAAGTATATCCCATTGCGGTAGGCTTGATATTTGCCGTGCTGGCTTCATTTGCGATAGAGAAATTGCGCAAAGCGTACAAGAGTTACGCCGAATTATCGATTGCCATTATCATGTCGGGTGGCGTGGCTCTTGCATCCTTGTTCTTCACGCTGGGCAAAGGATATAATGCAGATGTCATGAGTTATTTGTTCGGCAGTATATATACCTTAGACGCTACGGATCTGAAGCTGGTAGGTGTGGTTACGCTGATCGTGGTGATTGTAGTGGCATTGTTACATAAGGAATTTTTCCTGCTCAGCTTTGAGGAAGATGCAGCAGCGGTTACAGGATTGCCTGTGAGAATTCTGAACATGTTAATTACTGTGATGACAGCACTCGTTATTAGTACGGCGATCAAGATTGTCGGTGCACTTCTGGTGTCAGCGCTATTGACCATTCCAGTAGCGGTCAGCCTGTTGATGGCCCGAAGTTTCAAATCCGCGATAATTCTGTCCGTCGTGATCGGTGAAATTGCCGTAGTCCTTGGACTGGTTGTTGCAGGCATCTGGAACCTCGCACCTGGAGCAACGATCGTATTATTGCTGATCATGATGCTGATTCTGACGATGATTGGAAAAAAAGGGTTCCGAGCCTGA
- a CDS encoding Xaa-Pro peptidase family protein: MENKRVNKLREAMRERELRAMLITNPINRRYMTGFTGSAGYVLITEQDAFLLTDFRYMAQAPQQAKGFTVVEHGAKPMDTVRELLSSANIKEVGFEQDSVTFGTHSAYAEALQSIELKAVSGIVEQLRMFKDVDEIAVMQRAADLADATFSHVLQFAKPGMTEREVDLEMEFFMRKHGATSSSFDTIVASGERSAMPHGVASSKVIGQNELITFDFGALLDGYCSDLTRTIATGTPVPELRKIYDIVLEAQLHTLENLKPGMTGREADALARDIIAGHGYGDQFGHSTGHGLGMEVHEAPRLSKLSDDVLKPGMVVTVEPGIYIDGLGGVRIEDDVVITETGIHILTKSDKKFTVIG, from the coding sequence ATGGAAAACAAACGAGTTAATAAATTGCGTGAAGCCATGCGTGAGCGTGAACTCAGAGCAATGCTGATTACAAACCCGATTAACCGTCGTTATATGACGGGTTTTACAGGATCGGCGGGATATGTGCTGATTACGGAACAGGATGCTTTCTTGTTGACTGATTTCCGTTACATGGCTCAAGCGCCTCAGCAAGCCAAAGGATTCACCGTTGTGGAGCACGGAGCTAAGCCGATGGATACGGTGCGCGAACTGCTTTCATCCGCGAATATCAAAGAAGTAGGCTTCGAGCAGGATAGTGTTACATTCGGCACGCACTCGGCTTATGCTGAAGCACTTCAGTCTATTGAACTGAAAGCTGTATCCGGGATCGTGGAACAACTTCGCATGTTCAAGGATGTAGACGAGATCGCGGTCATGCAGAGAGCAGCAGATCTGGCGGATGCCACGTTCAGCCACGTTTTACAGTTTGCAAAACCAGGCATGACGGAGCGTGAAGTGGATCTGGAGATGGAGTTTTTCATGCGCAAACATGGAGCAACGTCCTCTTCGTTTGACACCATTGTAGCATCGGGTGAACGTTCTGCTATGCCTCACGGTGTAGCGAGCAGCAAGGTCATCGGGCAAAATGAGTTAATTACATTTGACTTTGGTGCACTATTGGACGGATACTGTTCAGATCTGACACGTACCATTGCTACAGGTACACCTGTACCTGAACTGCGCAAAATTTATGACATTGTACTGGAAGCTCAGTTACATACGCTGGAGAACCTGAAACCGGGCATGACCGGACGGGAAGCAGATGCATTGGCTCGTGATATCATTGCAGGTCACGGATACGGAGATCAATTCGGACACAGCACAGGCCACGGTCTGGGTATGGAAGTTCATGAAGCTCCTCGCTTGTCCAAGCTTAGCGACGATGTATTGAAACCGGGTATGGTTGTTACCGTTGAACCGGGTATATATATTGACGGACTTGGCGGCGTGCGTATCGAGGATGACGTAGTGATTACCGAGACGGGTATTCATATTCTCACGAAGTCGGACAAGAAGTTCACCGTAATCGGCTAA
- a CDS encoding DUF1385 domain-containing protein, with amino-acid sequence MPQQSKPVSYGGQAVIEGVMFGGKHVNVTAVRRKDGEITYLEVPKQDKSWVTKLRRIPLLRGIVSIIDSSVKGSRHLNYSADAYADDELEPEEKAKQKEKEGSGWSLSMIIGVTAVAILSFLFGKVVLTLLPVVIENFLFKNAFDNQFLHNLLEGGIKLILLLAYLWLISQTPMIKRLFQYHGAEHKVISAHEAGEELTPENVQKYSRLHYRCGSSFIMLTVIIGVFLYSLFTYDNLWERMGQRLLLLPVVLGISFELLKLTNSVRDIPVLRYLGYPGLWLQLLTTKEPTNEQVEVSIASFNRMRELDAKLANVSATSEVPVATLDPVKG; translated from the coding sequence TTGCCTCAACAATCCAAGCCTGTCAGCTATGGGGGGCAAGCTGTCATTGAAGGCGTAATGTTCGGTGGGAAACATGTCAACGTTACAGCTGTTCGTAGAAAAGACGGCGAAATTACGTATCTGGAAGTTCCCAAGCAAGACAAGTCCTGGGTCACGAAATTGCGGCGGATTCCTTTATTACGCGGAATTGTCAGCATTATAGATTCAAGTGTCAAAGGTAGCAGACATCTCAATTATTCTGCTGACGCCTATGCTGATGATGAACTGGAACCGGAAGAGAAAGCCAAGCAAAAAGAGAAAGAAGGTTCGGGCTGGAGCCTTAGCATGATCATTGGTGTAACCGCCGTAGCCATCCTTTCATTCCTTTTTGGTAAAGTTGTGCTCACGTTGCTTCCTGTTGTTATCGAGAATTTTCTATTCAAAAATGCATTCGACAATCAGTTTTTGCATAATTTACTGGAAGGCGGCATTAAGCTGATCCTGTTACTCGCCTATCTGTGGTTAATCTCACAGACGCCGATGATTAAACGTCTCTTCCAGTATCATGGAGCGGAACACAAAGTAATCAGCGCACATGAAGCTGGTGAAGAACTGACACCGGAGAACGTGCAAAAGTACAGCCGTTTGCACTACCGCTGCGGAAGCAGCTTCATTATGTTGACTGTCATTATTGGCGTGTTTCTATACTCTCTCTTCACGTACGATAACCTCTGGGAGCGGATGGGTCAGCGTCTGTTGTTATTGCCAGTTGTGCTAGGCATTTCTTTTGAACTGTTAAAGCTCACGAATTCGGTACGCGATATTCCTGTACTGCGTTATCTCGGCTATCCGGGATTGTGGCTGCAATTGCTAACAACAAAAGAACCGACCAACGAACAGGTAGAAGTATCCATTGCTTCGTTTAACCGTATGCGTGAGTTGGATGCCAAGCTTGCCAATGTCTCTGCTACATCAGAAGTACCTGTTGCAACACTCGATCCTGTGAAAGGGTGA
- the mntR gene encoding transcriptional regulator MntR, which yields MPTPSMEDYLERIYKLIDEKGYARVSDIAEGLEVHPSSVTKMIQKLDKDEYLIYEKYRGLVLTPKGKKMGKRLMERHHLLEQFLTTIGVQEENIYNDVEGIEHHLSWDSITCIESLVEYFRQDESRLRDLKNLQDVMSNTES from the coding sequence ATGCCAACGCCCAGTATGGAAGATTATTTGGAGCGTATATACAAATTAATTGATGAAAAGGGCTATGCTCGTGTGTCTGATATAGCTGAAGGACTGGAAGTGCATCCTTCATCGGTGACGAAGATGATCCAAAAGCTGGACAAAGACGAGTACCTGATCTATGAGAAGTACCGCGGACTGGTGCTTACGCCAAAAGGCAAAAAGATGGGCAAACGTTTGATGGAGCGCCATCATCTGCTTGAACAATTTTTAACAACGATTGGTGTTCAGGAAGAAAATATCTACAATGATGTGGAAGGCATTGAACATCACCTAAGCTGGGACTCCATTACATGTATTGAGTCCTTGGTTGAATACTTCCGTCAGGATGAGAGTCGGTTACGTGACCTCAAAAATCTTCAGGACGTCATGAGTAATACGGAGTCTTGA
- a CDS encoding family 10 glycosylhydrolase — MNVRKGLMLLLIFVLGLQTAGMTAQAAGQKEIAIFLDGNRLESDVSPYILPKLNVTMVPLRVISEGLGASVLWSQATRTVTIQKSDSVITMTSGRQQATVDNAVVGLDASVELKQGRVMVPIRFVSENLGIRVNWNQSAQTIDLYTGDVSTPTPEPTPVTPAEPGGTGTVPASEEMRGAWISTVNGDWPSSGAKGNVEKQKQEYTKQLDTLQGMGINAVFVQVRANGDAIYPSGLVPWNSVLTGTQGKDPGYDPLAFMIEEAHKRGLEFHAWFNPFRATNSASTTNLAANHISKLHPDWIVNASGKMYINPGIPEARQHIIDTIMEVVNQYDIDGVHLDDYFYPSNVTFNDDAAFKTYNTLNTKDRAEWRRDNINQFVKQLGQSIHREKANVEYGISPFGVWRNKSVDLTGSDTKAGVTAYDSMNADVRTWINQEWIDYVAPQVYWSMTLSAARYDKVVDWWANEVANTNVKLYIGHSPYKLGTPEIGWQTSQEIIDQLNYNKKYGSIKGDIFFSSQHLTKNPLGIIAKLKAYYGL, encoded by the coding sequence ATGAATGTTCGTAAAGGATTGATGCTGCTGCTCATTTTTGTACTTGGATTACAGACAGCAGGCATGACGGCACAAGCAGCCGGACAGAAGGAGATTGCTATTTTTCTGGACGGCAACCGCTTGGAATCAGATGTATCACCATACATCTTACCCAAGTTAAATGTAACGATGGTACCTCTGCGTGTCATTAGTGAAGGACTGGGTGCATCTGTTCTATGGTCTCAAGCTACTCGTACCGTGACCATCCAGAAGTCCGATTCGGTCATCACGATGACGAGTGGACGCCAACAGGCGACCGTGGATAACGCTGTAGTTGGTCTGGATGCATCGGTAGAATTGAAACAGGGTCGGGTAATGGTACCCATTCGATTTGTCAGTGAGAACCTTGGCATTCGGGTGAATTGGAACCAATCAGCCCAGACCATTGATTTGTACACAGGAGACGTTTCAACACCGACACCTGAACCAACTCCGGTAACCCCGGCAGAGCCTGGAGGCACAGGCACTGTACCGGCATCTGAAGAGATGCGGGGAGCATGGATCTCTACTGTGAATGGAGACTGGCCTTCATCCGGGGCGAAGGGAAATGTAGAGAAGCAAAAGCAGGAATACACGAAACAGCTTGATACATTACAAGGGATGGGCATTAACGCCGTATTTGTCCAAGTGAGAGCCAACGGGGATGCCATCTATCCTTCAGGTCTGGTACCTTGGAACAGTGTGCTGACAGGGACACAGGGTAAAGATCCAGGTTATGATCCCCTCGCCTTTATGATTGAGGAAGCTCACAAGCGGGGCCTGGAGTTCCATGCCTGGTTTAATCCGTTTAGAGCGACCAACTCAGCGAGTACAACGAACCTGGCTGCAAACCACATCTCCAAGCTTCATCCCGACTGGATTGTGAATGCATCCGGTAAAATGTACATCAACCCGGGCATCCCGGAAGCCAGACAGCATATTATCGATACGATCATGGAAGTGGTCAATCAATATGATATTGATGGTGTACACCTGGATGATTATTTCTATCCATCGAATGTGACTTTTAATGATGATGCAGCCTTCAAAACCTATAACACATTGAATACCAAAGACCGTGCTGAATGGCGTCGGGACAATATTAATCAGTTCGTCAAGCAGCTCGGACAGAGCATTCACAGGGAGAAAGCTAACGTTGAATATGGGATTAGTCCATTTGGTGTATGGCGTAACAAATCCGTTGATCTGACTGGCTCTGATACCAAAGCGGGAGTAACCGCGTATGACAGCATGAATGCAGATGTTCGGACTTGGATTAATCAGGAATGGATCGACTATGTTGCCCCTCAGGTGTATTGGAGCATGACCCTGAGTGCTGCACGTTACGACAAAGTCGTAGACTGGTGGGCGAATGAAGTGGCTAATACAAATGTGAAATTGTATATCGGCCACTCTCCTTATAAGTTAGGTACACCGGAGATTGGCTGGCAGACATCACAGGAGATCATCGATCAGTTGAACTACAACAAAAAGTATGGTTCGATCAAAGGAGATATTTTCTTTAGTTCACAACACCTGACGAAGAATCCTCTCGGCATAATTGCCAAATTAAAAGCGTACTATGGTCTCTAA
- the aroQ gene encoding type II 3-dehydroquinate dehydratase, which yields MKRIIVINGPNLNMLGVREPGIYGTLSLKDIEDKIRRQADELGVSIAFYQSNHEGDIIDRIHAAMGEADGLILNAGAFTHYSYAIRDAINAVKVPTVEVHLSNIHAREAFRHHSVIATETIGQIAGFGEVSYELGLLALVRHLDKQT from the coding sequence ATGAAACGAATTATTGTGATCAATGGTCCGAACCTGAACATGCTTGGCGTACGCGAGCCAGGCATCTATGGAACGCTTAGTCTGAAGGATATTGAGGACAAAATTCGCAGACAGGCTGATGAACTTGGCGTCTCCATCGCTTTTTATCAATCGAACCATGAAGGGGATATCATTGACCGTATTCATGCAGCGATGGGTGAAGCAGACGGACTGATATTGAATGCCGGAGCATTTACTCATTATAGCTATGCTATACGTGATGCAATCAATGCTGTAAAAGTCCCTACAGTGGAAGTACATCTATCCAACATTCATGCACGCGAAGCGTTCAGACATCATTCAGTAATTGCAACGGAAACAATCGGGCAGATTGCCGGATTTGGTGAAGTAAGCTATGAACTGGGATTGCTGGCTCTTGTGCGTCATCTGGACAAACAAACCTGA
- a CDS encoding metal ABC transporter ATP-binding protein — protein MQQIMPLCHDPIIEIEKLSFSYGDQRVIENLDFMAQERDFVGIIGSNGAGKTTLLRMLVGLLPPAQGDIKLFGQSIRRFKDWDRIGYVPQKNAFNPLFPATVREVVMSGLYNNKNMFRRMSRKCQQQCTDAMQVMRIEDLANKRIGQLSGGQQQRVFLARALINHPDLLILDEPTVGIDAESQASFFELITHMHEHHRMTFLMVSHDMDRMESYLGSEAAVTNGKINFHVRHSHEVQDCAETNLQHTTAQVR, from the coding sequence ATGCAGCAAATCATGCCACTATGTCATGATCCAATTATAGAGATCGAGAAACTATCATTTTCCTATGGGGATCAGCGAGTGATTGAGAATCTCGATTTTATGGCCCAGGAACGGGACTTTGTCGGGATTATCGGTTCCAATGGGGCGGGTAAAACGACATTGCTGCGTATGCTGGTAGGACTTCTTCCTCCTGCGCAGGGAGATATCAAACTATTCGGACAGTCGATTCGCAGGTTCAAGGACTGGGACCGAATTGGATATGTGCCACAAAAGAATGCATTTAACCCGTTATTCCCTGCGACCGTTCGTGAAGTGGTCATGTCCGGTTTGTACAATAACAAAAACATGTTCCGTCGTATGTCTCGCAAATGTCAGCAACAATGTACGGATGCGATGCAGGTTATGCGGATTGAAGATCTGGCGAATAAACGAATTGGTCAATTGTCCGGTGGACAGCAGCAGCGTGTATTTTTGGCACGAGCGCTTATCAATCACCCGGATCTGTTGATTCTGGATGAACCCACAGTAGGTATTGATGCTGAATCACAGGCGAGTTTCTTTGAACTGATTACCCATATGCATGAACATCACCGCATGACTTTTCTGATGGTGTCTCATGATATGGATCGGATGGAGAGTTATCTGGGTTCTGAAGCTGCGGTAACGAATGGCAAAATTAATTTTCATGTCCGTCATTCGCATGAGGTACAGGATTGTGCTGAGACCAATCTGCAACATACCACTGCACAGGTACGCTAG
- a CDS encoding YqhR family membrane protein — MTERKHEDTSPPEGQRPKERQLKDRGRRPTQRQDQAHYYTKPFSFALELGFFAGLIWGGLHWLFYLLHFTIVPVGFLAEPFFKHQYIYTAAGHLTGWLFFIVFSVLASLLYTFTIRKLKGPLPGMVYGIVWWLILFVLVGPKLGMMKPLKGLTWDSIITELCFFLLWGLFIGYTVAMEYTDERKREPEEAGA, encoded by the coding sequence ATGACAGAACGTAAGCATGAAGATACATCACCTCCTGAAGGTCAACGACCTAAAGAACGGCAGCTAAAAGACAGGGGCAGGCGCCCTACCCAGAGGCAAGATCAAGCGCACTACTATACCAAGCCATTTTCCTTTGCATTGGAGCTTGGTTTCTTTGCAGGTCTAATCTGGGGAGGGTTACACTGGCTATTCTACCTGCTGCATTTTACGATTGTGCCTGTAGGATTTCTCGCAGAGCCTTTTTTCAAACATCAATATATATATACCGCAGCAGGGCATTTGACAGGCTGGCTGTTTTTTATTGTCTTTTCCGTCCTGGCTTCCTTGCTCTACACGTTCACGATTAGAAAATTGAAAGGGCCGTTACCCGGCATGGTGTATGGAATTGTCTGGTGGCTGATTCTCTTTGTACTGGTCGGACCAAAACTGGGGATGATGAAGCCTTTGAAAGGTTTAACATGGGATTCCATCATCACGGAACTCTGCTTCTTTTTGCTATGGGGGCTGTTCATTGGATACACGGTAGCCATGGAGTACACGGATGAACGCAAACGCGAGCCAGAGGAAGCGGGGGCATAG
- a CDS encoding cytochrome c biogenesis CcdA family protein translates to MPDVNVWMAFVAGLVSFISPCCLPLYPSYLSYITGMTVQQLKDDRNQREVRFKTMTHTLAFILGFSAVFYSLGLGAGLFGQFFNDNRELIRQLSAILIMLMGLFLLGVFKPQFLMKERKLDMKWKPAGYLGSFIFGIGFSAGWSPCIGPILTAIIAMAASEPTTWLALITGYTAGFAIPFFILAFFIGSTRWILRYSNVMMKIGGALMLFLGILLFTDQMTKITIWLQQITPDWMII, encoded by the coding sequence ATGCCTGATGTTAATGTATGGATGGCTTTTGTAGCAGGTTTGGTCTCATTTATATCACCTTGTTGTCTTCCACTGTACCCGTCATACCTCTCCTACATTACAGGAATGACGGTGCAACAATTGAAGGATGACCGCAATCAGCGAGAAGTCCGCTTTAAGACCATGACGCACACGCTGGCGTTTATTCTGGGCTTCTCGGCTGTGTTTTATTCATTGGGCCTGGGTGCTGGACTGTTTGGCCAATTCTTCAATGATAACCGCGAACTGATTCGGCAATTGTCTGCGATTTTGATTATGCTTATGGGCTTATTTTTGCTAGGTGTGTTCAAGCCGCAGTTTCTAATGAAGGAACGAAAGCTGGATATGAAGTGGAAACCAGCTGGTTATCTGGGCTCTTTCATATTTGGTATCGGTTTCTCAGCAGGATGGTCGCCTTGTATTGGGCCCATTCTAACAGCGATTATTGCAATGGCTGCGAGTGAGCCCACAACCTGGCTGGCACTAATTACAGGTTATACTGCGGGGTTTGCCATCCCGTTCTTCATTTTGGCGTTTTTCATTGGTTCGACACGCTGGATCTTACGGTATTCCAATGTTATGATGAAAATCGGGGGAGCATTGATGCTATTCCTTGGAATATTGCTTTTTACAGACCAGATGACAAAGATTACAATCTGGTTGCAGCAGATTACACCAGACTGGATGATTATTTAA
- a CDS encoding patatin-like phospholipase family protein: protein MLINAVFEGGGVKGISLAGAVQGAQDCGIQFNRVAGTSSGSIVAALLAAGYRAEEMKVIIENTPFVSLLRRSPIFNTRWIGPAARLFLKKGLYSGEALESWIRKMLEQKGIRTFADLPQGKLLITASDISNGTILVLPDDIRRFGIDPAKLDVAKAVRMSCSIPYFFDPVVIRKSPVFSKGLPFQDQFVYVVDGGLLSNFPLWLFDGDRSERGGDVIPVVGFKMVGKTEVEPARIKGPLSMLQALVETMLTAHDERYIEQINRFRTVKIPTLGIKPTQFHLSLQDSTALYRSGVTAGSEFFNGWNMKMYDEQLDKQRKELRKKQAEAPPLIPV from the coding sequence GTGTTAATTAACGCGGTGTTTGAAGGTGGAGGCGTCAAAGGCATCTCGCTTGCGGGTGCTGTGCAGGGTGCTCAAGATTGTGGCATTCAGTTCAATCGGGTGGCTGGCACATCATCCGGCTCTATTGTAGCTGCTCTGCTAGCGGCGGGTTACCGGGCCGAAGAGATGAAAGTCATTATCGAGAATACACCCTTTGTTTCATTGCTGCGTCGTTCCCCCATATTTAATACCCGATGGATCGGACCCGCAGCAAGGCTGTTCTTGAAGAAAGGACTGTACTCAGGAGAAGCGCTAGAATCATGGATTCGTAAGATGCTGGAGCAAAAAGGAATTCGCACATTCGCCGACTTGCCGCAAGGCAAGTTGCTTATTACCGCATCGGACATATCCAATGGGACCATCCTGGTGTTGCCGGACGATATTCGGCGGTTCGGCATTGATCCTGCCAAGCTGGATGTTGCAAAAGCGGTACGCATGAGTTGCAGTATTCCGTATTTTTTCGATCCGGTTGTCATACGTAAATCGCCAGTATTCTCCAAAGGACTTCCTTTTCAAGATCAGTTCGTGTATGTAGTGGATGGTGGACTGCTTAGTAATTTTCCGCTGTGGCTCTTCGATGGTGATCGTTCGGAACGAGGGGGAGATGTTATTCCGGTTGTCGGGTTCAAAATGGTGGGCAAGACGGAAGTGGAACCTGCTCGGATCAAAGGACCGCTAAGCATGCTTCAGGCCCTTGTGGAGACGATGCTCACAGCACATGATGAACGCTACATCGAACAGATTAACCGGTTTCGTACCGTGAAGATACCAACGCTTGGGATTAAACCGACGCAATTTCATTTATCGTTACAGGACAGCACGGCCTTATATCGTTCGGGTGTTACCGCAGGGAGCGAATTTTTCAACGGGTGGAATATGAAAATGTATGATGAACAGCTGGACAAACAAAGAAAAGAATTGCGCAAGAAACAAGCAGAAGCTCCGCCTCTGATTCCTGTATAA
- a CDS encoding metal ABC transporter substrate-binding protein: MKLLWTGFLILSLLVLSACGQDNSNSATIVEGKVNVVTTFYPVYAFTAAIGGEDANVINLLPTGVEPHDWTPKSQDIVNTSKAQLFFYNGAGLEGWVPNFLKSLNSDTKVKSVAVSEGVKLLTAEGDDGHGHGEEHEDEHADEATSEEDVADHHIDPHTWVSPKSAMIMAENIKNSLVEADPDHTAGYEQRYEELRTKLETLDQHFTDELAKVPNKEIVVSHQAFGYLARDYGLSQHAIMGLSPDAEPTGQDIVKLAKLVKDEGIKYIFFEELVSDKLAKTLASEAGVETMVLNPVEGLTKEQATNGDDYFTLMEKNLQNLLIALK, encoded by the coding sequence ATGAAGTTACTGTGGACGGGTTTTCTTATTCTCAGTTTACTGGTATTGTCTGCGTGTGGGCAGGATAACTCCAATAGTGCGACGATTGTGGAAGGTAAGGTAAACGTTGTGACGACATTTTATCCTGTATATGCTTTTACGGCTGCAATTGGTGGTGAAGATGCCAATGTCATTAACCTGCTGCCAACAGGAGTAGAACCACATGACTGGACTCCAAAAAGTCAGGATATTGTTAATACGTCCAAGGCACAGCTGTTTTTCTATAATGGAGCTGGACTGGAAGGATGGGTGCCGAATTTCCTGAAGTCGCTGAATAGCGATACAAAGGTGAAGTCTGTTGCCGTCAGCGAAGGTGTGAAGCTGTTGACCGCTGAGGGTGACGATGGGCACGGTCACGGCGAAGAGCATGAAGACGAACATGCAGATGAGGCTACCAGTGAAGAAGATGTCGCTGATCATCATATTGATCCACATACGTGGGTTAGTCCGAAATCTGCTATGATCATGGCTGAAAACATCAAAAACAGTCTGGTCGAGGCAGATCCTGATCACACAGCAGGTTACGAACAACGTTATGAAGAGCTTCGTACCAAGCTTGAGACGCTGGATCAGCATTTTACAGATGAATTGGCTAAAGTGCCAAACAAGGAAATTGTTGTCTCGCACCAAGCGTTCGGCTACCTTGCGCGTGATTATGGACTATCCCAGCATGCCATTATGGGACTTTCCCCGGATGCTGAACCGACAGGGCAGGATATTGTGAAACTTGCGAAACTGGTTAAAGATGAAGGCATTAAGTACATTTTCTTCGAAGAGCTGGTATCTGACAAATTGGCGAAAACACTGGCAAGTGAAGCAGGAGTGGAGACCATGGTCCTTAATCCGGTTGAGGGATTGACCAAGGAGCAGGCAACCAACGGGGATGATTATTTCACCCTGATGGAGAAAAATTTGCAAAATCTGCTGATCGCATTAAAATAA